The window ACATGGCGCACCAGTACCCGCGAGCAATCGCGAGTTTCACCGCGATGCGCAAGCGAGCCGAGGGTCCGGGGGAGCGCGAAATGTTTGACTATTGGCGTGCGCGCTCGCTGGAAAGAATCGGCGACACCGCCGGCGCGCACGAAATCTATGCGCGCCTCGCGCAGAGCGTGGAAAGCAATTACTATCCGGCGCTGGCCGCAGAGCATGTGCCCGCGGTGCACGCAGAGCTTGCGGCGGCGTCGCTGCCCGAGTTGAGCATCGAGCCCACGCCCCCGAGCGCGTCGCCCACGGTACGCTTTCATTTAAGCCGCATTCTGGCGTTGCGGGCGCTTGGCATTTCGGACCTTCAGGCGGGCGAATATCGCGCCCTGGAAGATGCGGCTGGCGAGGAACATTCCCTGCGGGAATTTATCCTGGCAGGACTACAAGCGGCGGACGCCTGGTATGACGCAATCGTTGCTGCGACCCGGATGTCGAAGAATGGACATCTGACCGCCGGGGTGGCGGAACGAGTTCGCTATCCACGCGCGTACTGGGCACTCTTCTCGCACCTGGCGGAGCAGCAATCGCTCGATCCGTGGCTGGTGCTCGCCCTGGCCAGGCAGGAAAGCCTGTTCAACCCGCGCGCGCGGTCGGTTTCCGACGCGCGCGGGCTCATGCAGCTGCTGCCCTCGACCGGGGACCGAGTTGCTCACCAGGTGGGCGAACAGTCGTCACCCGATCTGTTTGATCCCGAGACCAACGTCAGACTCGGTACCGCATATCTGAAAAATCTTTTTGAGCTGTTCCAGGGAGATCGGTTCAAAGCGGTAGCTGCTTATAATGGGGGCGAGCATGCGGTCGAGGGGTGGACCCGCAGATTTCCCGGAGACGACGACGAATGGGTCGAGAATATCGGCTATCGAGAGACGCGCGATTACGTGAAGAAGGTTATCGGTGGGCGCCGCGAATACCTGCTGCTGTATCCCTCCCAGGACGAATCACCCGCTATGCGATCGGTTCCACCCAGCCGGTAGCCGGTATCGATGTCGGCGAAGACTATCTCGATGTCGCGATGCTGGACGGCAGAGCGAACTCGCTCCGCCTGGCGCGCGTACCGATCTTCCCCGCGACCACGCATCCGGTTGCCCAAATCGCTGAAAGTATCTCGAAATTTTTCCCCGAACTCGGGCCGGGGTCGCTCGCGCTGGTCGATTCACCGCGTGCGCCATGCGTCGTCCGGAGCGAGTCGCGCCAGCGTGATCTGGATCTCATGCTCCGCCGCGTGGTTGCCGCAATAAATCGCGCCCGAAGTTCCGCAGAGTACCTCCGGCTCGCGCTCTTTCCGACCCCAGCGGCTGACTACTTCGCTCGATGTGCGAGCGCGACAGCGTGCAAGCCGCACCTCATCCGCATCGCCCACGAGCTTCGCCTGACCGACAAGGGAACAATGTCGGTGCCCAGAGGTCGCGGGTGGCTCTTCACGCGCTTCATGCTCGCGGGCTTTGCCACCCACCGGGCGCTCGAACAGCTCGGCGTCGACAGCTTCGAGTCGTACCCGTATCTGGTGTTTTCGTTGTGGAAGGCTGCGTCCGAGCGATTACCGCCCAAGTCTGATCGGCGGGCGGCTTTAAAAGCGAGACGGGCGATCCTTGCGCGACTGACCCGGAGTTGCCGGTTGACCGCACCGGCGGCGAAATCTCTGGATGAAGCTGATGCGGCAGTCTTGGCTGTCACGGCGCACTTGTCGGCCATCGGGCGCGGCGGTGCCCTGATGTTTCACAGCCAAATGCACGGCAGATTCCTGCTGGCGCTGAGGAAGCGCGACCTGGCAACCGCCCTGGCGTTGGGCATTGTTTCGCTACCTCCCCTGGGTGTCGTCGATGGTCCCGCGGCGAGGGAGGGAAGCGGAGGAGGACGAGGTTTTTCCCCGAGGTAGAGACTCGTCGGAGGCTTTTGGGCAGCTCTCGTTCGATCAACCGGGGAGCGCTTTTTCGATGCGAGCTTGACAAGTTGCGAAGCAAAAGGGTTCAAAAGGGCAACGCATCAGGGGACCCGGACCAGCAGGTTGGCTGCACGCGAATTCAAGGCGATTTTCTTCGATCTCGACGGAACCCTCGTCGATATACACGGGCCGCTCTACATCGCCGCGCGCAACGCACTCAGAGACATCGGGCACCACTCCGATCTCACGCCCGAGCAATACCGCGAGGCACTGAACCGCAACGAGGTGTGGCTTGGCGTGCCGGAGAATCGTCGACCCGAGTATGTCCAGCTGGCCTTTGCCTATTTCATGACGGAAATCGACAAGACCGAGCGACTGGAGGTCCTGCCGCACGTGGCGGAGACGCTGGCCGAACTCAAACGAAGACGCTACGCGACTGCAGTGGTGACCAGTCGTCCAGGAGAGGCTCGGCGGCTGATCGAGAAGCTTGCGATGGTGGGCCTGGCCGCATACCTGGACCACGTCGTCACACAACCGACCTCATCGATGAAAGACTTGCTCGACAAAACCGAGTTGCTGAAGCAGACCGCAATGAGGGTATCGGTACTGCCGCCGGCGTGCCTGTACGTGGGCGATGAGCCTCGCGACATAATGGCCGCGCAGCAAGCCGGGTTTGGAGGGACAGTTGGAGTTGCGACCGGAGCTGCGTCGTTTTCGTATCTTAAGAATCATCCACAGCACCGGCCCGACCACGTGATCAATTCGATGGCTCAGCTCTTGGGTCTCCTCGAGGCTATGCGTCAGGGAGTGCCACGGTGAGCCGCCAACCGCTGCCTGAAGCGCTCGAGGGCCTTCGCGTGGTCGAGCTTCCCTGCCTCGACTCGATGCCATTTCTGGCTGCGGCGATGGCGGCGAAGTCGTTTGCCGATTTCGGAGCTGAAGTTATCAAGGTCGAGCCGCCGCGGGGCGGCGCGCAAGAGCGTCAGCTCGGGCCCTTCCGCGACGATCGGCGCGATCTGGAGACGGGAGGGCTCCACTTGTTTTTG of the Candidatus Binataceae bacterium genome contains:
- a CDS encoding HAD family hydrolase; amino-acid sequence: MAAREFKAIFFDLDGTLVDIHGPLYIAARNALRDIGHHSDLTPEQYREALNRNEVWLGVPENRRPEYVQLAFAYFMTEIDKTERLEVLPHVAETLAELKRRRYATAVVTSRPGEARRLIEKLAMVGLAAYLDHVVTQPTSSMKDLLDKTELLKQTAMRVSVLPPACLYVGDEPRDIMAAQQAGFGGTVGVATGAASFSYLKNHPQHRPDHVINSMAQLLGLLEAMRQGVPR